In Esox lucius isolate fEsoLuc1 chromosome 3, fEsoLuc1.pri, whole genome shotgun sequence, the sequence tCGCCTAACACGCGAAAGGTCCCCGGTTCGAGACCGGGCGGAAACATATTTTCCgccaaagagaaagaaatatgGACCATGGTACTGAGCCATATTTCCGACCATGCAAGTTTCCTTTATATTGCATGGTGCCACATTTTTACTGAGCCATATTTCAGACCATGCAAGTTTCCTTTATATTGCATGGTGCCACATTTATGTCAGGCTTGCTGCTAAATCATGCCTAGGTTAAACAGTTGAATTCAACCCAGTgggtaaaaaaatgtatttgctagtTTCTTCCTCCATCACTCGAAGGAGAAGCCCGTATTTAATTGCCTTTTCTCCAGATCTTTATCCCAACGTCTTTGGAGTGGACACTAAAAAAAACGCCGGACATCGGCCATTGTAGAATATTCAATATCTTTGCTATTAAAAACTCCTGAGTCACTCTTgcggtatgttttgggtcattgtccatctataaagtgaagcaccatgcaatcaactttgctgaatttcactgaatctgagcagacaatatataactacacacttcagaattcatctggctgcttctgtcttatagaaaaaatagagaaaagaaaaacatattggcAACCTGAAACATTCttactatactgtatattgaagGGTAAGGGCATGGATGTCTAGATTTTGCTTGTATACCGACGATATTTGAGTACAggcaacatacagtacaaacgATATCAAATTCATTGAGACAAACATGTTCAACACTAATCACTTTACAGTTACATTGGCTTCTACAGCATGTAGTCTGTGGTTatgtgagagaaagaggatgaATTTTGAGATATTAGGattatttgaaaaacacttgATTCAAGAAACATGCAAAAAGTAATACAATAGCAAAACCGCACATTGCTGAAAAGCTGAGTGATTTCCAGACCTCTTCAGTTCGGAGGACAAGAGTACTCAAAGGAAATTTAACACTTCCATTATCTACTGGAATGGGTAAATCAATTTGAGAGTCAAATTATTTTAGTCAGTTTTAATAATGGAATAATTATAAATGCTCTAGGCACCAAAAGATTGCAGGAATAACAATACTAAGACAAAACCACAAACAGAATTTAATGGCAACGACAGGTGAATgtactttattttaagaaagATCTAAAGCTAAAGATATTACAGTAGCTgttgaaaaatatgtttctgCCTGAAGACAATAGTATGCAAAAGtgtaaaacacacaaataatgtCAGGGAGACCAAGAGCATTACTTCATTTAATCAacttaaaacacatttaatggAAGAATCCACAGTGTTTGCACAGAAAAATGCACTACTGGAAAAATGCTAATTGAAAAAACATTCctccaataaaaaataaaaaaagactgaaggatgtgaacaatatatacaaatgCCAAATACTGCAGCTCAAACATGCCTTGTACAGACAgagaattacaaaaaataaaaaccctgtTGTTTTGTGACTTTGCCCttttggagaaaataaatgtcattaaatTCAAAGGAAATGTGTAAAACACATCAGGAACTGGAAAAAGTTGGGATTTTGGAGGTGATGGTATCCAGTGGCTGCCAGTGACAATTCATGAGCGAATCATAGAGCTCCTCACTCCTCTCCATGTACTCTCTGTTCAGTGAATCCACATCCAGCTGAGGGCTGGGATCTGGCAGGCACAAGCAGGGAGGGAAGAATAAATGTCAACTAGCCAGTCAGGAAATAGTAACATTTAAGGGAAGAACACTCCAGACAGATGCAgcacattttatattattttagatATGTGAAAGGATGGTGGAATTACCTTCAGCTGCCTCTTCTTCTGGCTCATCTGTGGACTCCTGTGTTTGCTAATGggcaaaagaaaaaattatcacACCACCGTTCAAAAGAAAAGcgattgtaaatgactattgttgcTGGAAATATGAgcaattgccaagaaactgaagatctcatacaatgctgtgtactacacCCTGCACAGAACAGCATAAACTGGCTCTAAACAGAATTGAAAGAGAGTGCACTACTGAGCTAGAGGACTAATACatcagtgtctagtttgagcAACAGATGCCTCACTTtcaagaggcgactctgggatgctgcccttctaggcagagttgcaagaAAAAGCCATCTCAGACAggccaataaaacatttcaaatgaaacaatgctggaggagtgcttgacgcaaTCTATCGAGCATGGAGGAGGCTAATTattggtctgggggtgctttggtggcgAAGTGGGAAATTTGTACTGGCAGGGTTAGACAATAACGATGGTCCCaggccagtaaaaaaaaaaattactagcAAGTCACTGTCTAATAAAAGTAGCAGGACACTGTCCAGTTCGGGCCATTGAAAAAATTAAATTGAGATTGGCACACCCACAAGTAACTACCTTGTATCTCTTTGCGCGCGCTGTTCGCCACTCAAGATGAGCAGTGATGTGACTCATGGCTGtcttgtattgtttttcaataaaacatttaaaaacatttgcgAGTCACTCAATTGAAGAAGGCATCAAAGGATAACTATgtgcaaaaaaataatttacttgTTTCGACTTCGATGGAATGTCCCGTGTCGTCTCTCGTAAGTTCCAGGCAAGAGCGGACACATGTGGGTCTTTTCACATATATGCTTTTCGCAAACAGTCCttgaccagccatgccaatagcaaacagcacTCTGTCTGCATGACAGTCAAGCAGGTGGCTGACAATCTGTCTTCAGGGCCCTCGACCGTACTGGTCTAAAAtctaaatgcagatgcccattgggtgatGGCTCGACTTACAACAACTGCATACCTAGTAACTAAGATGGACAAGCCATTTGTCTGCTTTCCCCGGTTATGAATGATTGTGATTTGTTTAAAAGACAAATGTTTGGTTGACTTAtcttattatacatttttatcataattaGCATAATGTGATTATATTTAACATAActagaatgcatttcataaaggattACACATGTTaagaaaagtatttggacacatgctaaaaaataacttttggaaggagacaaaaatgttttggggaCAGTAAGTTTCAAACACATTGGCCCTACTAGGCCAGTGGGACAGTTGTTTTtgcaccggatctcaaccctactgagcaGTTATGGtggcagcttgaccatatggtattTAAGTGTCCGTCAAGTTGGAGGTGTTGGAGGTGCCAGCAATCCAATTAGctggaggtgcttcaggaagcatgtggtgaaatatcttcagattacttcaacaaattaacaactagaatgccaatgGTCTGCAGGGCTGTAATTGCAGCAAACTGAGTATTCTGACAAAACCAAAGTATGAAGGACACTATCtcaaaaatcattatttctgactttgtcaatgactatgttctatacatttttgctattttcctgttcaaactaatttcatgcatgttttcatggaaaacaaaaaatgttctaagtgacctcaaagTGTCAGCAGTAATATTTTTACATGATCATTTTTTGACTGAAGTGTCCCCCCCCCACTGAATCTGACTAAAGCTAAACAAAATGCAGATAAACGACATATAGCACTTGCAAAATGTCTCTGATTTGTACAATAGTACTCAGCTGAGTAAAACCCATGCCGAGCGACCATTCATTCGGAACAACATGACACCATGTTAGATTAACTGAAAGGGTATGGGGAAACATATGTGGAAAGATCCAGGGAGCTTGTCAGGAAAACTTACCTCAGAGGAAGTATACATGTCTGTGGGCATGGGAGGCATTccgatggggggaggggggcccATCATTCCATGGGGGCCTGGAGGGGGATAGCCCCCATAGGGACCGTAGCCACCGTAGTTGTAGCTATTGTACTGGTCATAGCCCCACTGAGGGTAGTAGTTCTGGTTGGGCTGTTGATAGTACGGCTGCTGGTAATTGTTTTGGTAAGAGTTGTGGTTCTGGTTGTGATAGGTGTTCGTTTTATGGCTAAACAAATAAAAggacaaaagaagaaaaatgtcaGGTACAGCAGGTGTGAAGAATAGTGCACCGTATTTCAACTATGGATGACACAAGTAACACAAATTGGCCACAACACTATAATAGGGTTGGAGCGTACCTCTTGTTCACAGCTATGCTGATCCTGATTGGTTTCGTCCCGAGGCCCGAGGCATTCTGACACTCTTCGATTGCTTTCTTCTGTTCGTTCTCATCACCAAACTTGATAAAGCCATAACCTCTGCGAGAGAAAGCAGCACACTAAAACCCTGAGCGCTAATTCCTCTCCGGACTCGCCGTAACATGCTAATCCAATACgtaattagaaaacaaaaatggtatGGTAGAACTGAAACTTGTTGTTTTACTTTTAATATGAAGTAGCatcacttcaattgtgagttgCTCTTGCTTACCCTATATGGGGAAAACAATAGTTTTAGCATAAACGTCAGAAACAACCTTTTGTCAGTATTTTTTGGAAGATACCAGTGGTAAACAGTGGTGAAGGTACGCAAGACAAATATATGTCTACACAATCCAACGAAACAAGAAActattgttaaaatgttatgtgaCTTTACAGGGAATTTGAATGTAATGAAATGTCGGATTAATCCATTAGAAGCAGAAATGACATTAAAATTGTGTTCGAAGGCAGGTGGTGCATAAATGGCATCACCAAACAACATGAACGTATAACCCCGTTCAGGAAACATACCTGGAGTTTCCATACTGATCAGAAACCACTTTGCCTCCTTTGCAGGAAGGGTACTTCTTCAGGAAGAACTGATGGAGTTGGAAGTCGTCCACATCTGAAGACAAATCTCCCACAAAGACTGAATATTCCGGACTAAGGAAACATAAGAGAAAGAAACAACTAGATTAGCTAACGTGTACCAGTATCAGAGTTTCGGCAGGTTTCTGaaagttaaattaaaaaaggttAATGGCACTTCCAATTCAATTTAAGACCACAGGTCACAACAAAACCCCATGTAAGGTCCTTGAGATGGGCTGTGGCTGCAGTGAAGGTCTCACACTTTAAAATGAAGTAGGGTGGCAAAATGCAAGCAGTTTTGCAAATGGTGCAGGATGCTCAATCCTGTGAGCGGTCTAGTTTTCTGTGCATGCTTGCTAGCAGGTTGAGGCACCAACATTTAAAATTTGTTGAAACGCTGGCAGCCGTCAACCATGTCGATCAATGAACAGTGTTCCTCTTGTCAAACAATCTAATCATTGACAACATCGGTATTCAAGCTTAAAAATTAAGGAGAAATTAATTATCATGATCCCAAAGGGGCTAGTGATCTCAGGATCAGCATTGAACAAACTATTGTTCAATTAATAACTATAACAATAATTAATACGATTATAACAATAGGCCTAGAgcctaataattataacaagAACAATATTGTACACAGACGAGAAACACAAATATGTTTACCCAGCCAACTACATTATTTCATGTAGTggtctttcatttttatttaagttgTTGGTTTTTGTAAcctatgtaaatacattttttagacAACCTACCAACCCCAGCTTCACTAGCGCTTTGTTGTTACTATGGCAACCAACACTAACTCAGCTGTAGTAGCTATCATGCGCACACCCCACATGGGTGTACAATGTCTACTATTGAGCTCGTTAAATTACCTAGGTGGgtagtaactagctagctacctcaTAAACAGTGGTGTTGAGAGAAAGCAGCCAACTGTCACGAGTGTCTTGCTGACGTCTTACATTTGGACAGAATTGTGGTTCCACTGCGTGCGACCAGAGCTAAAACGCGTTTACAAACCACACATATTTTGCATCATCGCCGCTTCACAATGATAATAGAgctcaatgaatacattttatgacctttaaaaatatgaaataagaGTATTTAtagctttttatttatttaagggcCAGCGGACACCTTGATCACACTGCCTAGTGTTTTCGTTCTCAAACTTTCTTACATGAAGATTTGACATTTCCAAAGGAGCTGTAAGTGTATATAATCAACAAGTTAATGcaagttttaaaaaaacagaagcatttttcaaatggaatAAGGTAGAGTAGCATACCCAGCTTCAGGCCGTTTCCCGTACGTTGCATAGTTTAACTTAAACTTTCTGGGCTGtaggggaagaaaaaaaacattcagtcaaGTACCTTTAAAGACCGATGCTTGTAGTAAGGACATATATTGCTAGAAAATAAAGAGTATATTATTAgagaataacattttatttggtttacaTACCTCCACCACCCAGTACAGGCTTTATCCCATTCGTCAGTTAGTTCCTAACAGAGTTTATTCACCGGCTTCAAACAAAGTCAATTTACAAACAGCCTCAACCACCACCATCAGGGGGAAAAAATGGAGCTCAGTAACCAGGCTGTAATGTAAATTTAACATTCTCTTTCATCAACCTATAAAATGGGGGTCGATGCTAGTGAAGCTCCGCTATCCACAACAAGTtttaacaaaggaaaactgGAGGGTGGTTGTCCATTCAACATCAGTAAGTTGTTCAAATTAACTACAAGTATGAGAAATATCAAGCTTATAATAAGTGCTCACCGGATTTGATCCTGGAACTAGCTTCCCATTCAGCCTGTGAACACACCGGTCAACGCTGGCTTCATCTGCCATTTCCACAAAGCAATAGCCTGCCGAACCACTGTagaaaaatgcattgttagtgaCAAGCATGAAATACAGCAATCACAAAAAAATGGGACAGAAAACtcaacactgacaaaaaaaaatctctcaaACAGTGCATTTTGGA encodes:
- the trnau1apb gene encoding tRNA selenocysteine 1-associated protein 1-like, encoding MFNRMTSLWMGDLDPYMDENFIKQAFSTMGETAYGVKIITHRVTGGSAGYCFVEMADEASVDRCVHRLNGKLVPGSNPPRKFKLNYATYGKRPEAGPEYSVFVGDLSSDVDDFQLHQFFLKKYPSCKGGKVVSDQYGNSRGYGFIKFGDENEQKKAIEECQNASGLGTKPIRISIAVNKSHKTNTYHNQNHNSYQNNYQQPYYQQPNQNYYPQWGYDQYNSYNYGGYGPYGGYPPPGPHGMMGPPPPIGMPPMPTDMYTSSEQTQESTDEPEEEAAEDPSPQLDVDSLNREYMERSEELYDSLMNCHWQPLDTITSKIPTFSSS